The following DNA comes from Peribacillus sp. FSL E2-0218.
CCACTTGAAGCGAGATGATTTCAGCCGATTCATACACGTCAAGCACCGCTTGTATTTTCGCTGGATTTTTACTGCCCACTGCTATTTTCATGATTGCTAATTCCCTTCCATGTAAAAAAAAGCTGCCGGAAAAGGGGCGATGACAGCCATCCTTTTCCATATCAGCTTTCTCTATCAACCGTTATTTTTCAATGTCTCGAAAGTCGTTTTATCACAAGAACGAACCAGCTTCCCAATCAATTCACGTGCAGCCGCATAATCATCAATATGGATGATCGATGCATGTGTGTGAATATAGCGGGAACAAATGCCAATCACGCCGCTTGGAATCCCCTCATTGGCAATATGGACCTTGCCGGCGTCCGTGCCGCCTGGGGAAACGAAATATTGATAAGGAATATCATTCGACTCGGCCGTATCCAGGATGAATTCCCTCATGCCGCGATGCGTAACCATCGTTCGGTCTAAAATGCGGAGCAATGCCCCTTTCCCCAGCTGCCCAAATTCACTTTTACTGCCTGACATATCGTTTGCAGGGCTTGCATCCAAGGCGAAGAACAGATCTGGCTTGATCATGAAGGCGGCTGTTTGTGCCCCCCGTAATCCTACTTCCTCCTGGACCGTCGCACCTGAATATAAAACATTCGGCAATGTTTCACCCTGTAAATCTTTTAATAGCTCGATTGCCAGTCCGCAGCCATAACGATTATCCCATGCTTTTGCTAGGATTTTTTTCTCATTGGCCATCGGTGTGAATGGACAAATGGGCACAATCTGCTGTCCAGGTTTAATGCCGATTCTCTTCACATCTTCCTTATCGTCCGCACCGATATCAATCAGCATATTTTTAATATCCATCGGTTTTGAGCGTTGCGATTCTTCCAACAAATGAGGCGGGATCGAACCGATGACCCCTATGACCGGACCGTTATCGGTAATGATTTCGACCCGTTGGGCCAATAGCACCTGGCTCCACCAGCCTCCTAGTGGCTGGAACCTGATCATGCCATTTTCCGTTACGGAAGTGACCATGAAGCCCACTTCATCCATATGGCCGGCAACAAGTACAGTCGGTCCTTCTTCATTCCCTTTTTTCACACCAAAGATTCCGCCTAGGCGATCTTGTACGATTTCATCGGAATACTTTTCCAGTTCAGTCTTCATGAAACTCCGAACTGCATGTTCATTTCCCGAGGCACCTGGTAATTCCGTCAATGTTTTAAAAAGTTCTAAAGTCTCATGATTCATTTTCCTACCCCTAACGTATGTATTATTTCTTACTATTTTACAGAACTTAGTTTCATGTTTCACTTCAAAGTTCTAATTTATCAGTTAATGGGTAAAATTTCAAATTATTAGTCAAATAAAGCGTTCTTCTGTATACTGGATAGAGTGATGGAAATAAAGCAATGGAGGAGAAATCATGAACTGGAAAACGTTTTTACTAGGTACTGCGGCCGGATTTGCGGCTGGTTATGCGACAAAGCAAATATTGGAACAATCAACCAGGACTTCTCCGGATAAAGTGCTGGCCCACGTGAAGGAAACCGTCAAAAAGGATGGAAATATATATGGTTCCTGGATTTTGATGAAACCGGAAACCTACACGAAGAATGAGTTGGACTATTTAGTATATAAAGGCGGGATCACCAGAAATACAGAGGGCTTGCGGGAGCAATTCGAATTTGTCGCAGATGCAGCGACAGGAACGATTCTGGAGCTCAATGCACAACATGATTAACGGCAAAAGGGGGGCTGTCAAAATGACGTCCCCCTTTTGCCGTGCGTGCTTAGCGGTTCCGTTTCACTTGCGCTATTATCTCTTTACCCGATTTATCCCATTTGAGCGCCCGATAATAGGCATCATGGTAAAAGCTGTACCAAGCCCCATTTTCCAGTCCGCCTTTCATCCACTTCTCCTTTGCCTCGATGGATGTCATTGGATAATCGTCATAAGCGAGCACCCAGAGGACATTGGCATGTGCATGCGTCGGCATGATATCGGCCATATGAATCAGACTGTCCGCTCCATCTTTGATGATGATGATTGCATGTCCATCACTATGACCGCCAGTGTGAATCATTTTAATGCCGCCGGTTATATCTTTCTCTCCTTCAAATGGGCGTACAAGAGACGAGATCGCCTCCC
Coding sequences within:
- a CDS encoding M42 family metallopeptidase, which translates into the protein MNHETLELFKTLTELPGASGNEHAVRSFMKTELEKYSDEIVQDRLGGIFGVKKGNEEGPTVLVAGHMDEVGFMVTSVTENGMIRFQPLGGWWSQVLLAQRVEIITDNGPVIGVIGSIPPHLLEESQRSKPMDIKNMLIDIGADDKEDVKRIGIKPGQQIVPICPFTPMANEKKILAKAWDNRYGCGLAIELLKDLQGETLPNVLYSGATVQEEVGLRGAQTAAFMIKPDLFFALDASPANDMSGSKSEFGQLGKGALLRILDRTMVTHRGMREFILDTAESNDIPYQYFVSPGGTDAGKVHIANEGIPSGVIGICSRYIHTHASIIHIDDYAAARELIGKLVRSCDKTTFETLKNNG